A single Rubrivivax gelatinosus IL144 DNA region contains:
- the aat gene encoding leucyl/phenylalanyl-tRNA--protein transferase, with the protein MLPIAWIDEDTPLPPARHALGPESDAPGLVAAGGRVTPGRLEEAYRKGIFPWYGPGQPVLWWSPDPRMVLPTAEFRVSHSLRKTLRRFVRTPGCEIRVDQAFDRVIAACAGTPREGQDGTWIVPQVMNAYREWHRLGRVHSFETWMDGELVGGLYGVGIGRMFFGESMFAQRTDASKIALAALVTFARENGIDLIDCQQNTRHLASLGAHEIGREAFERHLAIACAAEDIGRWSYDASLWERLAP; encoded by the coding sequence ATGCTGCCGATCGCCTGGATCGACGAGGACACGCCGCTGCCGCCGGCGCGGCACGCGCTGGGGCCCGAGTCCGACGCGCCGGGCCTCGTCGCCGCCGGCGGCCGGGTGACGCCGGGGCGGCTGGAGGAGGCCTATCGCAAAGGCATCTTCCCCTGGTACGGCCCGGGCCAGCCGGTGCTCTGGTGGAGCCCGGACCCGCGCATGGTGCTGCCGACGGCGGAGTTCCGCGTCTCGCACTCGCTGCGCAAGACGCTGCGACGCTTCGTGCGCACGCCGGGCTGCGAGATCCGCGTCGACCAGGCCTTCGACCGCGTCATCGCGGCCTGCGCCGGCACGCCGCGCGAAGGCCAGGACGGCACCTGGATCGTGCCGCAGGTGATGAACGCCTACCGCGAGTGGCATCGCCTTGGGCGCGTGCACAGCTTCGAGACCTGGATGGACGGCGAGCTGGTCGGCGGCCTGTACGGCGTCGGCATCGGCCGCATGTTCTTCGGCGAGTCGATGTTCGCGCAGCGCACCGACGCCTCGAAGATCGCGCTGGCGGCGCTGGTCACGTTCGCACGCGAGAACGGCATAGACCTCATCGACTGCCAGCAGAACACGCGCCACCTGGCCTCGCTGGGCGCGCACGAGATCGGGCGCGAGGCCTTCGAGCGCCACCTTGCGATCGCCTGCGCCGCGGAGGACATTGGCCGTTGGTCCTATGATGCTTCGCTGTGGGAGCGGCTCGCGCCGTAG
- a CDS encoding prolyl oligopeptidase family serine peptidase produces the protein MISRRDFSFALPLAAALPTMTLADNLPDDELLWLEDVQGERALAWVRARNAESEALLQKQPGFEATRARIRAILDSRDRIPAVVRRGPWLYNLWQDEHNPRGLWRRTTLAEYRKREPAWETVLDVDALGRAEGENWTWGGAVALGPEYRRVLVKLSRGGADAHVVREFDTVAKRFVDGGFVLPEAKSEVDWISADEIAVGTDFGPGSLTDSGYPRVVKRWRRGTPLAAATTLFEGQKTDVAAGVSIDHTPGYERTVFQRSVDFYRSEMFLQQGERLLRIDKPDDAGFGFWKSRVLITLRSDWTVAGRTWKSGSLLVADAEAYLRGERAFDALFEPTATRSLAGMTATRDTLIVEILDKVAGRLEEWRPVDGRWQRREVAAPFPGTLSAVALHDPELADDPLADAYLLQYTDFLTPDTLSLGHVGRDEREVLKSRPSFYDAAGMRVEQRFATSRDGTRVPYFVIWPRDAKADGANPTLLYGYGGFEVSMQPYYSGIVGSSWLQRGGVFVLANIRGGGEFGPAWHQAAVGANRQKAYDDFAAVAEDLIATRVTSPRHLGIEGGSNGGLLVGAVMVQRPELFNAVVCQVPLLDMKRYTKLLAGASWMAEYGDPDDPAQWSFISRYSPFQNVRAGVKMPRVLFVTSTRDDRVHPGHARRMAERMRRQGHDVLYWENIEGGHGGAADNGQRAQMTALEYAFLQLQLGR, from the coding sequence ATGATCTCCCGCCGTGACTTCAGTTTCGCGCTGCCGCTGGCAGCCGCCCTGCCGACGATGACTCTTGCCGACAACCTTCCCGACGACGAGCTGCTGTGGCTCGAGGACGTGCAGGGCGAGCGTGCGCTCGCCTGGGTACGCGCGCGCAACGCCGAGAGCGAGGCCCTGCTGCAGAAGCAGCCGGGCTTCGAGGCCACCCGTGCGCGCATCCGCGCCATCCTCGACTCGCGCGACCGCATCCCCGCCGTCGTGCGCCGCGGCCCCTGGCTCTACAACCTCTGGCAGGACGAGCACAACCCGCGCGGTCTGTGGCGGCGCACGACGCTCGCCGAATACCGCAAGCGCGAACCGGCCTGGGAGACGGTGCTCGACGTCGACGCGCTGGGCCGCGCCGAAGGCGAGAACTGGACCTGGGGCGGCGCGGTGGCGCTCGGCCCCGAGTACCGCCGCGTGCTCGTCAAGCTCTCGCGCGGCGGTGCCGACGCCCACGTCGTGCGCGAGTTCGACACGGTGGCCAAGCGTTTCGTCGACGGCGGCTTCGTGCTGCCCGAGGCCAAGAGCGAAGTCGACTGGATCAGCGCCGACGAGATCGCCGTCGGCACCGACTTCGGCCCCGGCTCGCTGACCGACTCGGGCTACCCGCGCGTCGTCAAGCGCTGGCGCCGCGGCACGCCGCTGGCCGCGGCGACGACGCTGTTCGAGGGTCAGAAGACCGACGTCGCTGCGGGCGTGTCGATCGACCACACGCCGGGCTACGAACGCACGGTGTTCCAGCGCTCGGTGGACTTCTACCGCAGCGAGATGTTCCTGCAGCAGGGCGAGCGCCTGCTGCGCATCGACAAGCCCGACGACGCCGGCTTCGGCTTCTGGAAGAGCCGCGTGCTGATCACGCTGCGCAGCGACTGGACGGTGGCCGGGCGTACCTGGAAGAGCGGCTCGCTGCTGGTCGCCGACGCCGAGGCCTACCTGCGCGGCGAACGCGCCTTCGACGCGCTGTTCGAACCGACGGCGACACGCTCGCTGGCCGGCATGACGGCGACGCGCGACACGCTGATCGTCGAGATCCTGGACAAGGTCGCCGGCCGCCTGGAGGAGTGGCGTCCGGTCGACGGCCGCTGGCAGCGCCGCGAGGTCGCCGCGCCCTTCCCCGGCACCTTGTCGGCGGTGGCCTTGCACGACCCGGAACTCGCCGACGACCCGCTGGCCGACGCCTACCTGCTGCAGTACACCGACTTCCTGACGCCGGACACGCTGTCGCTGGGCCACGTCGGCCGCGACGAGCGCGAGGTGCTGAAGTCGCGGCCCTCGTTCTACGACGCCGCCGGCATGCGCGTCGAGCAGCGTTTCGCCACCAGCCGCGACGGCACGCGCGTGCCCTACTTCGTCATCTGGCCGCGCGATGCGAAGGCCGACGGCGCCAACCCGACGCTGCTCTACGGCTACGGCGGCTTCGAGGTCTCGATGCAGCCCTACTACTCGGGCATCGTCGGCTCGAGCTGGCTGCAGCGCGGCGGCGTCTTCGTGCTCGCCAACATCCGAGGCGGCGGCGAGTTCGGCCCGGCCTGGCACCAGGCCGCCGTCGGCGCCAACCGCCAGAAGGCCTACGACGACTTCGCCGCCGTCGCCGAAGACCTGATCGCCACGCGCGTCACGAGCCCGCGCCACCTCGGCATCGAAGGCGGCAGCAACGGCGGCCTGCTGGTCGGCGCGGTGATGGTGCAGCGCCCCGAGCTGTTCAACGCCGTCGTCTGCCAGGTGCCGCTGCTGGACATGAAGCGCTACACCAAGCTGCTGGCCGGGGCCTCGTGGATGGCCGAGTACGGCGACCCGGACGACCCGGCGCAGTGGAGCTTCATCTCGCGCTACAGCCCGTTCCAGAACGTGCGTGCCGGCGTGAAGATGCCGCGCGTGCTGTTCGTCACCTCGACCCGCGACGACCGCGTGCACCCGGGCCACGCGCGCCGCATGGCAGAGCGCATGCGCCGCCAGGGCCACGACGTGCTGTACTGGGAGAACATCGAGGGCGGCCACGGCGGCGCGGCCGACAACGGCCAGCGCGCGCAGATGACGGCGCTCGAATACGCCTTCCTGCAGCTGCAGCTGGGCCGCTGA
- a CDS encoding YaeQ family protein has protein sequence MALKSTIYKAAVAVADMDRPLYADHSLTLALHPSETEERLMVRVLAFALQADTGDAADNLQFTRGLSDADEPALWQRDLDGRLRHWIEIGQTDERRLTKACGRADLVTLYAYGQSVPVWWSGLQGKITRLRNLRVWQLPAPQTQELARLAQRSMQLQVTVQDGHVWVGNAESSVEIAPVRLWPAD, from the coding sequence ATGGCGCTCAAATCGACGATCTACAAGGCTGCCGTCGCGGTGGCCGACATGGACCGGCCGCTGTACGCGGACCATTCCCTGACCCTCGCCCTGCATCCTTCGGAGACGGAGGAACGCCTGATGGTGCGCGTGCTGGCCTTCGCGCTGCAGGCCGACACCGGCGACGCGGCCGACAACCTGCAGTTCACGCGCGGCCTGTCCGACGCCGACGAACCCGCGCTCTGGCAGCGCGACCTCGACGGCCGCCTGCGCCACTGGATCGAGATCGGCCAGACCGACGAACGCCGGCTCACCAAGGCCTGCGGCCGTGCCGACCTGGTGACGCTCTACGCCTACGGCCAGTCGGTGCCGGTCTGGTGGAGCGGTCTGCAGGGCAAGATCACGCGGCTGCGCAATCTCCGGGTCTGGCAGTTGCCGGCGCCACAGACGCAGGAACTGGCCCGGCTCGCCCAGCGCTCGATGCAACTTCAGGTCACGGTGCAGGACGGACACGTCTGGGTCGGCAATGCCGAGTCGAGTGTCGAGATCGCTCCCGTGCGCCTCTGGCCTGCCGATTGA
- a CDS encoding M3 family metallopeptidase: MSAAVSTPGGANPLLQDWTAPFGLPPFDALDPAHFRPAFEAAMQAHRDELAAIGASAEAPSFENTVAAFDRSGRLLARIDAVFYNLTASHTSAALQAVQREMAGPLAAHDNAVYMDAALFARLDTLHARRAELGLEPEQLRLLERIHLDFVRAGARLQGAAQKRYAEVMEELAALTTRFAQNVLHDEASFRLELKTEDDLAGLPGFVRAAARQAAADRGLDGHVVTLSRSLVVPFLTYSERRDLREAAWRAWVSRGEHAGEHDNREVARDILRLRREQASLHGQACYADYALADTMAGRQAAVQQLLGEVWPRALDAVARERAALEEVKAAAGVPGTIEAWDWRYWAEKVRQQRYAVDDAEVKPYFALENVVAAAFDCAGRLFGLQFVRRADLPVYHPDVHAYEVRDAAGTAIGVFLQDNFARPSKRSGAWMSPLRWQSRNAPDGGAELAVILNNNNFAKGEPGRPTLLSMDDVRTLFHEFGHGLHGLLSSVRYARLSGTQVLRDFVELPSQLFEHWATVPEVLARHARHVDTGAPIPEDLVRRLEAARRFNQGYETVRYCASAIVDMAVHALPDAEPPADLCAFEAELMAAQGLPAAVGMNHRLVHFQHLFSSSGYAAGYYVYLWAEVLDADGYDAFVEAGSPFDTQVAAALKRHIYSAGNSQEPGAAYAAFRGRAPTVRPLLEKRGLLAAEPA; this comes from the coding sequence GTGAGCGCCGCGGTGTCGACCCCCGGCGGGGCGAACCCGCTGCTGCAGGACTGGACCGCGCCGTTCGGCCTGCCGCCTTTCGATGCCCTGGACCCGGCGCACTTCCGCCCCGCGTTCGAGGCCGCGATGCAGGCCCACCGCGACGAGCTCGCGGCGATCGGCGCCAGCGCCGAGGCGCCGAGCTTCGAGAACACCGTCGCGGCCTTCGACCGCAGCGGCCGGCTGCTGGCGCGCATCGACGCCGTCTTCTACAACCTGACGGCCTCGCACACCTCGGCCGCGCTGCAGGCGGTGCAGCGCGAGATGGCCGGCCCGCTGGCCGCGCACGACAACGCGGTCTACATGGACGCGGCGCTGTTCGCGCGCCTGGACACCCTGCACGCGCGCCGCGCCGAGCTGGGCCTGGAGCCCGAGCAGCTGCGCCTGCTCGAACGCATCCACCTGGACTTCGTGCGCGCCGGCGCGCGCCTGCAGGGCGCGGCGCAGAAGCGTTACGCCGAGGTGATGGAGGAGCTCGCCGCGCTGACGACGCGTTTCGCGCAGAACGTGCTGCACGACGAGGCCTCGTTCCGCCTGGAGCTGAAGACCGAGGACGACCTCGCCGGCCTGCCCGGCTTCGTGCGCGCCGCCGCGCGCCAGGCCGCGGCCGACCGCGGGCTCGACGGTCACGTCGTGACGCTGTCGCGCTCGCTGGTCGTGCCCTTCCTGACCTACTCCGAACGCCGCGACCTGCGCGAAGCCGCCTGGCGCGCCTGGGTCTCGCGCGGCGAGCACGCCGGCGAGCACGACAACCGCGAGGTCGCGCGCGACATCCTGCGCCTGCGCCGCGAGCAGGCCTCGCTGCACGGCCAGGCCTGCTACGCCGACTACGCGCTGGCCGACACGATGGCCGGCCGCCAGGCGGCGGTGCAGCAGCTGCTGGGCGAGGTCTGGCCGCGGGCGCTGGACGCCGTGGCGCGCGAGCGCGCCGCGCTGGAAGAGGTCAAGGCCGCCGCCGGCGTGCCGGGCACGATCGAGGCCTGGGACTGGCGCTACTGGGCCGAGAAGGTGCGCCAGCAGCGCTACGCCGTCGACGACGCCGAGGTCAAGCCGTACTTCGCGCTGGAGAACGTGGTCGCCGCGGCCTTCGACTGCGCCGGCCGGCTCTTCGGCCTGCAGTTCGTGCGCCGCGCCGACCTGCCGGTCTACCACCCCGACGTGCACGCCTACGAGGTGCGCGACGCCGCGGGCACGGCGATCGGCGTGTTCCTGCAAGACAACTTCGCGCGCCCGAGCAAACGCAGCGGCGCCTGGATGAGCCCGCTGCGCTGGCAGAGCCGCAACGCGCCCGACGGCGGCGCCGAGCTGGCGGTCATCCTGAACAACAACAACTTCGCCAAGGGCGAGCCCGGCCGGCCGACGCTGCTGTCGATGGACGACGTGCGCACGCTGTTCCACGAGTTCGGCCACGGTCTGCATGGCCTGCTGTCCAGCGTGCGCTACGCGCGCCTGTCGGGCACTCAGGTGCTGCGCGACTTCGTCGAGCTGCCCTCGCAGCTCTTCGAGCACTGGGCCACCGTGCCCGAGGTGCTGGCGCGCCATGCCCGCCACGTCGACACCGGCGCGCCGATCCCCGAGGACCTGGTGCGCCGGCTCGAAGCCGCACGCCGCTTCAACCAGGGCTACGAGACCGTGCGCTACTGCGCCAGCGCGATCGTCGACATGGCGGTGCACGCGCTGCCCGACGCCGAGCCGCCGGCCGACCTGTGCGCCTTCGAGGCCGAGCTGATGGCCGCGCAGGGGCTGCCGGCCGCGGTGGGCATGAACCACCGTCTGGTGCACTTCCAGCACCTGTTCTCGAGCTCGGGCTACGCCGCCGGCTACTACGTCTACCTCTGGGCCGAGGTGCTGGACGCCGACGGCTACGACGCCTTCGTCGAGGCCGGCAGCCCGTTCGACACCCAGGTCGCCGCGGCGCTCAAGCGCCACATCTACTCGGCCGGCAACAGCCAGGAGCCGGGTGCGGCCTACGCCGCGTTCCGCGGCCGTGCGCCGACGGTGCGGCCGCTGCTGGAGAAACGCGGCCTGCTCGCCGCCGAGCCGGCCTGA
- a CDS encoding PAS domain-containing hybrid sensor histidine kinase/response regulator produces the protein MPRRESTPPPAPTAADLAPVDWFEALPAATLALDADGRLQRLNAAARTLLGREGAAPGTPAAELLGLDAEAAARLAQGWDERRSFELRRHAPAGARWIAVTPARLADGSLLLSLVSRDAERAVEAERDELRALQDVAVSVGRLGRWERDLRTGRGFWDRRVFAMRGLDGEGEAPPMEEAERAIVAADHEGFVGSIRQTLQRLGHHRYRYHARTPAGQLRSLLCECVVLPDEQGRASRAVGFLVDDTLAWSLAHSHDSTMSQIAMAADMTGIALWRHDLGDDRVHYNPRAAQVLGLPLEPRGLPAAQLRELVHPQDLPRLDAQRQAVLASDEPVDTELRYRRPDGEAWRSMLVRRAVERDGQGRPVAFIGVAMDVTERVDESRRVAELGRRFELVTRTAGIGYWSVEPPLVTWNEQLRAIHGLGPQDPAPSWAEWLQRFVHPGDRERIDRRFEQWRRSGHRQSDVLVRIVRTDGEVRELSVRAGFDGPAGDTMFGIVLDLTDRRRAETALHQASERAMLAARGAGVGTWELDVRDGSAIWDEQMWRLRGLPPRAAPPTIDERLAFVHEADRDTMRLHLLEPLHPDSEPDLEFRVVWPDGTVRWIAERSTVLPDAEGRPRRRIGVEWDITDRRAAEAARQERAIALRESQAKSRFLSRMSHELRTPLNAVLGFTELLLANCAPGPEDAQRRRHLQAVRGAGQQLLALVDDVLDLASLEGGEMRVAAERVPLRALVEQTLEIVEPLRAGRGITLSTGALDGTVLADGVRLRQVLQNLLTNAIKYNRDGGSVELQSRRREGKVLLSVADTGRGMNEQQLRHLFEPFNRLGLEREGIPGTGIGLVIVKSLIERMGGSIAVRSTPGVGTVVELTLADGTDAPLPAPEPNDTRALWPLSPAGPRQPQATVLYVEDNPVNALIISELIARRPDLTLIVAEDGVTGVRRAAELQPDLILLDMQLPDIDGHEVMRRLRAQPATATTPVVALSANAMPEEIQRALSAGMIDYWTKPLDFRAFMASIAAMFGPPPG, from the coding sequence ATGCCGCGCCGTGAATCGACGCCCCCGCCCGCGCCCACGGCAGCGGATCTCGCCCCCGTCGACTGGTTCGAAGCCCTTCCCGCGGCGACGCTGGCGCTGGACGCCGACGGCCGCCTGCAGCGGCTGAACGCCGCGGCCCGCACGCTGCTGGGCCGCGAGGGCGCCGCCCCCGGCACGCCGGCCGCCGAGCTGCTCGGCCTGGACGCCGAGGCCGCGGCCCGCCTGGCACAGGGCTGGGACGAGCGCCGGAGCTTCGAGCTGCGCCGCCACGCGCCGGCCGGCGCGCGCTGGATCGCCGTCACGCCGGCCCGCCTGGCCGACGGCAGCCTGCTGCTGTCGCTGGTCTCGCGCGACGCCGAACGTGCCGTCGAAGCCGAGCGCGACGAGCTGCGCGCGCTGCAGGACGTGGCCGTCTCGGTCGGCCGTCTGGGCCGCTGGGAGCGCGACCTGCGGACCGGCCGCGGCTTCTGGGACCGGCGCGTGTTCGCGATGCGCGGCCTGGACGGCGAAGGCGAGGCGCCGCCGATGGAGGAGGCCGAACGCGCCATCGTCGCCGCCGACCACGAAGGCTTCGTCGGCTCGATCCGCCAGACGCTGCAGCGCCTCGGGCACCACCGCTACCGCTACCACGCGCGCACGCCGGCGGGCCAGCTGCGCTCGCTGCTGTGCGAGTGCGTCGTGCTGCCCGACGAGCAGGGCCGCGCCTCGCGCGCCGTCGGCTTTCTCGTCGACGACACGCTGGCCTGGTCGCTGGCCCATTCGCACGACTCGACGATGTCGCAGATCGCGATGGCCGCCGACATGACCGGCATCGCGCTGTGGCGCCACGACCTGGGCGACGACCGCGTGCACTACAACCCGCGCGCCGCCCAGGTGCTGGGCCTGCCGCTGGAGCCCCGCGGCCTGCCCGCCGCCCAGCTGCGCGAGCTCGTGCACCCGCAGGACCTGCCGCGCCTGGACGCGCAGCGCCAGGCCGTGCTGGCCAGCGACGAACCGGTGGACACCGAGCTGCGCTACCGCCGTCCCGACGGCGAGGCCTGGCGCAGCATGCTCGTGCGCCGCGCCGTCGAGCGCGACGGCCAGGGCCGGCCGGTGGCCTTCATCGGCGTGGCGATGGACGTCACCGAACGCGTCGACGAGTCGCGCCGCGTCGCCGAACTGGGCCGGCGCTTCGAGCTCGTCACGCGCACCGCCGGCATCGGCTACTGGAGCGTCGAGCCGCCGCTGGTCACCTGGAACGAGCAGCTGCGGGCCATCCACGGCCTGGGGCCGCAGGATCCGGCGCCGAGCTGGGCCGAGTGGCTGCAGCGTTTCGTGCACCCCGGCGACCGCGAACGCATCGACCGCCGCTTCGAGCAGTGGCGCCGCAGCGGACACCGCCAGAGCGACGTGCTGGTGCGCATCGTGCGCACCGATGGCGAGGTGCGCGAGCTGAGCGTGCGCGCCGGCTTCGACGGCCCGGCCGGCGACACGATGTTCGGCATCGTGCTCGACCTCACCGACCGCCGCCGCGCCGAGACCGCGCTGCACCAGGCCAGCGAACGCGCGATGCTCGCCGCACGCGGCGCCGGCGTCGGCACCTGGGAGCTCGACGTGCGCGACGGCAGCGCGATCTGGGACGAGCAGATGTGGCGCCTGCGCGGCCTGCCGCCGCGTGCGGCGCCGCCGACGATCGACGAGCGCCTGGCCTTCGTGCACGAGGCCGACCGCGACACGATGCGGCTGCACCTGCTGGAGCCGCTGCACCCCGACTCCGAGCCCGACCTGGAGTTCCGCGTCGTCTGGCCCGACGGCACGGTGCGCTGGATCGCCGAGCGCTCGACGGTGCTGCCCGACGCCGAGGGCCGGCCGCGCCGGCGCATCGGCGTCGAGTGGGACATCACCGACCGCCGCGCGGCCGAGGCCGCGCGCCAGGAGCGCGCGATCGCGCTGCGCGAGAGCCAGGCCAAGTCGCGTTTCCTCTCGCGCATGAGCCACGAGCTGCGCACGCCGCTGAACGCGGTGCTGGGCTTCACCGAGCTGCTGCTGGCCAACTGCGCCCCCGGCCCCGAGGACGCGCAGCGCCGCCGCCACCTGCAGGCGGTGCGCGGTGCCGGGCAGCAGCTGCTGGCGCTGGTCGACGACGTGCTCGACCTCGCCAGCCTGGAAGGCGGCGAGATGCGCGTCGCCGCCGAACGCGTGCCGCTACGCGCGCTGGTCGAGCAGACGCTGGAGATCGTCGAGCCGCTGCGGGCCGGCCGCGGCATCACCCTGTCGACCGGGGCGCTGGACGGCACGGTGCTCGCCGACGGCGTGCGCCTGCGCCAGGTGCTGCAGAACCTGCTGACCAACGCCATCAAGTACAACCGCGACGGTGGCAGCGTCGAGCTGCAGAGCCGCCGCCGCGAAGGCAAGGTGCTGCTCAGCGTGGCCGACACCGGCCGCGGCATGAACGAGCAGCAGCTGCGCCACCTCTTCGAGCCCTTCAACCGGCTGGGGCTGGAACGCGAAGGCATTCCCGGCACCGGCATCGGGCTGGTCATCGTGAAGTCGCTGATCGAGCGCATGGGCGGCTCGATCGCGGTACGCAGCACGCCCGGCGTCGGCACGGTCGTCGAGCTGACGCTGGCCGACGGCACCGACGCACCGCTGCCGGCACCGGAGCCGAACGACACGCGCGCGCTGTGGCCGCTGTCGCCGGCCGGGCCACGGCAGCCGCAGGCCACCGTGCTCTACGTCGAGGACAACCCGGTCAACGCGCTGATCATCTCGGAGCTGATCGCGCGCCGGCCCGACCTGACGCTGATCGTCGCCGAGGACGGTGTCACCGGCGTGCGCCGCGCCGCCGAGCTGCAGCCCGACCTGATCCTGCTGGACATGCAGCTGCCCGACATCGACGGCCACGAGGTGATGCGCCGGCTGCGCGCGCAGCCGGCGACGGCGACGACGCCGGTGGTCGCACTGTCGGCCAACGCTATGCCCGAGGAGATCCAGCGCGCGCTGTCCGCCGGCATGATCGACTACTGGACCAAGCCGCTGGACTTCCGCGCCTTCATGGCCTCGATCGCCGCGATGTTCGGGCCGCCCCCGGGCTGA
- a CDS encoding LytR/AlgR family response regulator transcription factor: MNEPTALLADDEDLPRAELRRMLAAAWPELRIVAECEHGPAAVEAIERCQPDVAFLDIRMPGLSGLDVARAASGRCHAVFTTAYDSYAIEAFDAGAVDYLLKPIAADRLAQTVARLRERLAARAQAPELDALLQRLGSQFAQRDAATRLRWISASVGDTIKMFGIDEVLFFQSDEKYTRVVTSNDEAHVRKPLKEIAEGLDGELFWQVHRGCIVRASAIARAHRDELGRITLHLRDHAERLAVSQAYAWRFKPM, translated from the coding sequence ATGAACGAACCCACCGCCCTGCTGGCCGACGACGAGGACCTGCCGCGCGCCGAGCTGCGCCGCATGCTCGCCGCCGCCTGGCCCGAGCTGCGCATCGTCGCCGAGTGCGAACACGGGCCGGCGGCCGTCGAGGCCATCGAGCGCTGCCAGCCCGACGTCGCCTTCCTCGACATCCGCATGCCGGGGCTCAGCGGCCTGGACGTCGCGCGCGCGGCCAGCGGCCGCTGCCACGCGGTGTTCACGACCGCCTACGACAGCTACGCGATCGAGGCTTTCGACGCCGGCGCGGTGGACTACCTGCTCAAGCCCATCGCCGCCGACCGCCTGGCGCAGACCGTGGCCCGGCTGCGCGAGCGCCTGGCCGCGCGCGCCCAGGCGCCCGAGCTGGACGCGCTGCTGCAGCGCCTGGGCAGCCAGTTCGCGCAGCGCGACGCGGCGACGCGGCTGCGCTGGATCAGCGCCAGCGTCGGCGACACGATCAAGATGTTCGGCATCGACGAGGTGCTGTTCTTCCAAAGCGACGAAAAGTACACGCGCGTCGTCACGTCGAACGACGAAGCGCACGTGCGCAAACCGCTCAAGGAGATCGCCGAAGGGCTGGACGGCGAGCTCTTCTGGCAGGTCCACCGCGGCTGCATCGTGCGTGCCAGCGCCATCGCACGCGCGCACCGCGACGAGCTGGGCCGCATCACGCTGCATCTGCGTGATCACGCCGAGCGCCTGGCGGTCAGCCAGGCCTACGCCTGGCGCTTCAAGCCGATGTGA
- a CDS encoding sensor histidine kinase, whose protein sequence is MTIPVTALDQPLPAELTGRDHGWFTRYRRWPVFSPAWARGRLWRMALILGSVFVVLVLTVLTNDNPADRPWPGIAELVLTLTGPALLGPALGVWVRRQRWDDRREWWALVLAILAVVAATQAFHAWGAEPLKQFIAERTGNVDEHGKRRRIVMLIGMTIRSPDDEAEPHSGTRGSDPDDPASQISNFVTRAGVAFLLAGGLGLRGLRREREGLAALARERALAEAQAQRREAELRLSVLAAQVEPHFLFNTLAGVRSAIATDPARAAEMIDRLVEYLRAAIPRLRSDGSAQATVGGQFEIVRAYLGLMAARMPRLGWSVQAEEPLLRHRFPPLMLISLAENAVKHGVEPKIGPARVDVRAERSEDGRLALVVEDDGAGFGASAAGTGLGLANIRERLAQLYGDRAALTLKARPGGGVSATITVPLEEAEA, encoded by the coding sequence CTGGGCGCGTGGCCGGCTGTGGCGCATGGCGCTGATCCTGGGCAGCGTCTTCGTCGTGCTGGTGCTGACGGTGCTGACCAACGACAACCCGGCCGACCGGCCGTGGCCGGGCATCGCCGAGCTGGTGCTGACGCTGACGGGCCCGGCGCTGCTCGGCCCGGCGCTGGGCGTCTGGGTGCGCCGGCAGCGCTGGGACGATCGCCGCGAATGGTGGGCACTGGTGCTGGCCATCCTGGCCGTCGTCGCCGCGACGCAGGCCTTCCACGCCTGGGGTGCCGAGCCGCTGAAGCAGTTCATCGCCGAACGCACCGGCAACGTCGACGAACACGGCAAGCGCCGCCGGATCGTGATGCTGATCGGCATGACGATCCGCTCGCCCGACGACGAGGCCGAACCGCACTCGGGAACCCGCGGCAGCGACCCGGACGACCCGGCCAGCCAGATCTCCAACTTCGTCACGCGCGCCGGCGTCGCCTTCCTGCTCGCCGGCGGCTTGGGGCTGCGCGGCCTGCGCCGCGAGCGCGAAGGCCTGGCGGCGCTGGCGCGCGAACGCGCGCTCGCCGAGGCCCAGGCACAGCGGCGCGAAGCCGAGCTGCGGCTGTCGGTGCTGGCCGCGCAGGTCGAGCCGCATTTCCTGTTCAACACGCTGGCCGGCGTACGCAGCGCGATCGCCACCGACCCGGCACGCGCCGCCGAGATGATCGACCGCCTCGTCGAATACCTGCGCGCCGCGATCCCGCGCCTGCGCAGCGACGGCTCGGCCCAGGCCACCGTCGGCGGCCAGTTCGAGATCGTGCGCGCCTACCTCGGGCTGATGGCCGCGCGCATGCCGCGGCTCGGCTGGTCGGTGCAGGCCGAGGAGCCGCTGCTGCGCCACCGTTTCCCGCCGCTGATGCTGATCTCGCTGGCCGAGAACGCCGTCAAGCACGGCGTCGAGCCGAAGATCGGCCCGGCGCGTGTCGATGTACGCGCCGAACGCAGCGAGGACGGCCGCCTCGCCCTGGTCGTCGAGGACGACGGCGCCGGCTTCGGCGCCTCGGCCGCCGGCACCGGGCTGGGGCTGGCCAACATCCGCGAGCGCCTGGCGCAGCTCTACGGCGATCGTGCCGCGCTGACGCTGAAGGCGCGCCCCGGCGGCGGCGTCTCGGCGACGATCACCGTGCCGCTGGAAGAAGCCGAAGCCTGA